A stretch of DNA from uncultured Pseudodesulfovibrio sp.:
GCATCGACAACTCCAGCCTGTATTGGGCCCACGTCGAAAACTACTGCTGCCAGATCAAGATATCCGGCGAGGAAATCCTGAAAAAGGGTCGCGCCCAGGCAGAAAGCTTCGGCGCACAGTTCCGGGACGAGGACGTCCTTGGCATCGAACCAGACGGCAAGCTTTTCTCTCTCAAGCTCGAATCCGGCGACTCGGTCCGAGCCAAGACCATTATCCTGGCCACCGGTTCCAGCCGCAACAAGCTGGGCGTGCCCGGTGAAAAGGAACTGCTCGGCAAGGGCGTGAGCTACTGCGTGGACTGCGACGCGGGCTTCTATCGAAACGAAGTGGTGGCCGTGGCCGGTTGCCGCAGTGCTGCCGCAGGCGGAGCCGTGGCCCTGACCAATTTTGCCAGCGAAGTACATCTGTACTGCGAGGAACTGGAAGTGACCGACGGGCTGCGCAAGCAACTCGACGAAACCGGAGTGAAGGTTCATGAAGGTGTGTCCATCAAGGAAATCCTGGGCGACAACGCAGTCACATCCGTGAGTCTTTCCGACGGGTCCACCCAGGAAGTCAGCGGCGTATTCATCGAATTGGGAGCCAAGGGCGTGCTGGAACTGACCGCCATGCTCGGCGTCCAGCTTGATGAAAACATGAAGTACATCGAGGCGGACAAGAAGCAGGCCACCAACGTGCCCGGCGTCTACGCCGCAGGCGACATCTGCGGCCCGCCCCTGCAGATGGCCAAGGCCGTGGGCGAAGGCTGCGTGGCAGGCATCGAAGCCGCGTCCTATGCCAAGAAGCTTGGAATCGACGAGTAAACGTTAACGACTATACCCCGGGAATGCGACAGCAAACCTGGGCCTCGATGAAACCGGATATCCGCTTGCGGGCATCCGGTTCATCGTTGTTGAACATGAGCACCGCATAATGCACATGGTCCTTCAAGAAGGTCTTGATCACGGTGCATCCCACGGAGATACCGTCACCGGCCATGTCGAAGGGATGAAAGGTCAGGCGCACACTCCCGCCCGGCTTTGAAGGAAGGTCGTCCTCACCGTCGGTCATGAACCGGACGCGGGTACAGCTGGCGGACATGTCTTCCAAAACCCCTCTCGCAGCGGCGGCGCCATTGACCACGAAGGCCGGAAACGAGCAAGAGCAGCGCGGCTCGCAGCGCTCCTCGGCATTGAAGACCTTTTCAGGGGCGGCCAACTCGAGGATGGTGCCCGGCGTGTCCAGGGTGTTCAGGATTCGGGTGTTGAAGCCGAGCAGCTTGCCGTCAAAAGCGTAACGGACCAGAGCGGCATTGTCGGTCTTCAGCCTTTGCTTGACCGCATCGGGCAGATCGGCAAAGGCCATCAACCGACCGTCGGCCTTGAGCCCGGCGACCATGCAGAGGAAACGGTCCTCGAAAGTGGAGACCTCCAGAATGATGCTGTCGCCCACTGCGATGTCCATGCCACCCTCCCGTATTGTTTCAATAAACCGTGGCGTTTCGGGCTGCAATTATATATACGCTTTCCATGCTCAAAACACTCGGGATTCTCGCCTGGGGCGGATGCCTGCTGACCCTTGCCTGGCAGGGGGCGGCCTGGGTCGTCACAGGGACCTGGACTTCCATAACCCTCATGGACGTCTTCGGCAAACTCTTCGGCCTCAACCTGCTGACGCTTGCCCGTGAGTTGCCTCTGGATATCGCTGCCAAAGCCGCTTACGTGCTCTTCACTACGGAACTCACCCTCTTTTTATGGTGGGCAGGGGTCGCCATGTTCGGCCTGATGTTCGCCCTCGGGATGATTGGCCGAAAATAAATTCGGTCTGCACTCCTATTCTCCGGAGAATAGCCTTAAGAACCCAAAATCACCTTTCCGCTATGGACTAAACACCTCGCTTTCAGCTACAAGTTTGTATTCAGCTCCAAATCGCGAGGTCGATCCATTGCAGAAACGGTATCTCCCCATTGCCATCGTGACCGGCATCCTTTTTCTTGCCGCCCTGGGCGGCTATCTGGTGCCTGCCGGATCGCAAGGACCGCCGGTCAGGGTGCTTCTGGAGAACAAAGGCGGAAAGGTTATCCTGAACCACGCCCAGCACATCGGTGATATGGATGGCCGGTGCGCTGACTGTCACCACACTTCCGGGAACGACCCGAATCCGCCCGCCTGCTCCACCTGCCATGTGGCCAAATTCGGCAATGAATTCGCCGCTGCGCACCAAATAACGCTGAATGAAAAACAGTGCGCGTCCTGCCATCACGCCAAAGCGACCATCGCAAAATTCGACCACGCCGAACACGCTGACGACTACGCTTCCGACGACTGCCGGGCATGCCACCACAGTGAGGACATAGAGCCCACTCCACAGGCCTGCTCCAATTGCCACACAGACGGCAGCGACGCCCGCCCGAGCCTGCGCGACGCGACACACACCAAATGTGCGGACTGTCATGACGAGCTCTTTAAGGAAGGCGCCGTCGGCTGCACCCGTTGCCATGAACGCAAGGCCGAACCGACAGCCAAAGCGGACTACGAAGCCTGTGCCGACTGCCACGCCACGCCCACGGATCAGCTGATTCCCACGACCATGGCCGCCTTCCACAGCCAATGCCAGGGCTGCCACGAGGAGAACGGCTCCGGACCCTTCGGCGACGACGCCTGCTACCAATGCCACATGAAATAAGGGACCCTGAATCATGAGCAATTTCAACTTCAGCCTGTTGTGCGGCGAAACCGGGCCCCTGACAACGGCCTCCCGGCCGGACAGGCTGCGCCTTTCCCTGGAGGGTTCAACTCCGATTCTGGCCGTGGGCGATCAGGTACTGGCAGGGACCAAAGTGGCCGTGGGCAACGGCCCCGACAAGGGTGATCTACATGCTCCCCTGGCTGGAACTATCATCGAGCTTGAGCCCTACTCCATGCTTATTGAAGTGGACAACGGAGGCAAAGCCGAGCCCCATGCTCCCTGCGCCGAGGGAGGCGGTCCACTCAGGCAATGGCTCAAATCCATGGGCGTGGATGTGGGCGCGCTGTACAAGACTCCGACCCTCATCCTCAACGGAGTGCCGCCAGAGCCAGGAATATCCGTGTTCGAGCCCCTGCTGCGCGATTATCGCAAGACCCTGGAGATGGGATTGGAAGCGGTCCAAAAGGTGGTCGAGCCAACCAAGATTTTTCTGGTGGCGGCAAAAGGGAACCGGGCCAATGCGTTCGCCAACTGCACCGTGGTCCACGTCACCCCGGTCTACCCCAACGGACTCGATCCGCTGGTCTACAAGACGGTCCTCAAGCAGGAGGTTCTGCCGGGCTCCCGGCCGGATAACGCGACCATGCTCTCCGTCAAAGACCTGTACGCCATCGGCCGGGTCATGGAGACAGGCCGCCCCCTGACCGAGACGGTCATGACCATCGGCGGGCAAAACCAGCTCGTGCGAGTGGGAACGCCGGTAGGCTTTCTGGCAGCCGAGGCCGGGGCGCAGGTCCAGCCCGGCGATCGGGCCGTCCTGGGAGGCCCCCTGCGCGGACAGGCTGCGGCCAATCTGGAGCAGGGCGTGGACAAGAACACATACGGCCTGACGCTCATGCGCCAGGACGCCAGCCTGGAGACGACCGACAACTTCTGCCTCGGCTGCGGCGCTTGCGAACGCCACTGTCCGGCCCGGATCATGCCGGGCATGATCAGCCGCTGCGCCGAATTCAAGCATTTCACCCGGGCCGAGGCCTACCACATCCACTCCTGCATGGAGTGTGGCCTGTGCGGCTATTGGTGCACGGCCAGACGGCCTTTGCTGCAATATATCCGTCTTGCCAAATATGAACTCGCCCTGTTGGCCGGGGCCCATGCGCCTGTCGCCCCCTCGAGCGAAGATATCAAGGAGCAGACCGGAGACGCACCATGTTGAAACCGCTCAATCCCATTCTGACCGTATCCGTCCCGCCACACGTCCATTGCGGACGATCCATCCGGCGCTACATGATCGACACCCTTATCGCGCTCATGCCTGCGGCGCTCATGGCCGTCATTGTTTTCGGCGTTGGAGCACTCCGGGTCATGGCCCTGTCCTGTGCCGTGGCCGTGATCGCCGAGTTTCTGCTCAACAGGATCATGAAACGCGAACAGTCCGTTGACGACTACAGCGCCTTACTCACTGGTCTTCTGTTCTCCTTCCTGCTCCCTGCTTCAAGCCCATGGTGGCTGGTTGTCGTGGGCTCGTTCGGGTCCATAGCCCTGGGCAAGATGATCTTCGGGGGCCTGGGCGGCAGCCCGCTCTGTCCCCCACTGGTGGGCTGGGCCGCGTGCCGCATCTCCTGGGAAAGCTACATGGACACCAACGCGACCATGCTCTCCTCCCATCTGGCCGCGCCTCTCCAACAACTCAAATATTTCGGTCTGGACGCCATAGGCTCCATCCCGCTCCCGGACCTGCTCATGGGCCACCAACTTGGCGGCCTGGGCGCGATACAGGTGGCCGCGCTGCTGTTGGGCGCCGCATATATTCTTCTGCGCGGGCACATCAAGTGGGAGGTCCCGGCCGGGTTCATCGCGGGACTGCTGCTGACCGCCTGGATCTACCAACTGATTGACCCCACGACCTATGCCCCGCCCCTGTTCCATCTGC
This window harbors:
- a CDS encoding FAD-dependent oxidoreductase, coding for MSDTLYDVVILGSGPGGLQAAIHASRKKAKTLMLGRIDNSSLYWAHVENYCCQIKISGEEILKKGRAQAESFGAQFRDEDVLGIEPDGKLFSLKLESGDSVRAKTIILATGSSRNKLGVPGEKELLGKGVSYCVDCDAGFYRNEVVAVAGCRSAAAGGAVALTNFASEVHLYCEELEVTDGLRKQLDETGVKVHEGVSIKEILGDNAVTSVSLSDGSTQEVSGVFIELGAKGVLELTAMLGVQLDENMKYIEADKKQATNVPGVYAAGDICGPPLQMAKAVGEGCVAGIEAASYAKKLGIDE
- a CDS encoding PilZ domain-containing protein encodes the protein MDIAVGDSIILEVSTFEDRFLCMVAGLKADGRLMAFADLPDAVKQRLKTDNAALVRYAFDGKLLGFNTRILNTLDTPGTILELAAPEKVFNAEERCEPRCSCSFPAFVVNGAAAARGVLEDMSASCTRVRFMTDGEDDLPSKPGGSVRLTFHPFDMAGDGISVGCTVIKTFLKDHVHYAVLMFNNDEPDARKRISGFIEAQVCCRIPGV
- a CDS encoding potassium:proton antiporter gives rise to the protein MLKTLGILAWGGCLLTLAWQGAAWVVTGTWTSITLMDVFGKLFGLNLLTLARELPLDIAAKAAYVLFTTELTLFLWWAGVAMFGLMFALGMIGRK
- a CDS encoding cytochrome c3 family protein, which produces MTGILFLAALGGYLVPAGSQGPPVRVLLENKGGKVILNHAQHIGDMDGRCADCHHTSGNDPNPPACSTCHVAKFGNEFAAAHQITLNEKQCASCHHAKATIAKFDHAEHADDYASDDCRACHHSEDIEPTPQACSNCHTDGSDARPSLRDATHTKCADCHDELFKEGAVGCTRCHERKAEPTAKADYEACADCHATPTDQLIPTTMAAFHSQCQGCHEENGSGPFGDDACYQCHMK
- a CDS encoding electron transporter RnfC, which gives rise to MSNFNFSLLCGETGPLTTASRPDRLRLSLEGSTPILAVGDQVLAGTKVAVGNGPDKGDLHAPLAGTIIELEPYSMLIEVDNGGKAEPHAPCAEGGGPLRQWLKSMGVDVGALYKTPTLILNGVPPEPGISVFEPLLRDYRKTLEMGLEAVQKVVEPTKIFLVAAKGNRANAFANCTVVHVTPVYPNGLDPLVYKTVLKQEVLPGSRPDNATMLSVKDLYAIGRVMETGRPLTETVMTIGGQNQLVRVGTPVGFLAAEAGAQVQPGDRAVLGGPLRGQAAANLEQGVDKNTYGLTLMRQDASLETTDNFCLGCGACERHCPARIMPGMISRCAEFKHFTRAEAYHIHSCMECGLCGYWCTARRPLLQYIRLAKYELALLAGAHAPVAPSSEDIKEQTGDAPC
- a CDS encoding RnfABCDGE type electron transport complex subunit D, with product MLKPLNPILTVSVPPHVHCGRSIRRYMIDTLIALMPAALMAVIVFGVGALRVMALSCAVAVIAEFLLNRIMKREQSVDDYSALLTGLLFSFLLPASSPWWLVVVGSFGSIALGKMIFGGLGGSPLCPPLVGWAACRISWESYMDTNATMLSSHLAAPLQQLKYFGLDAIGSIPLPDLLMGHQLGGLGAIQVAALLLGAAYILLRGHIKWEVPAGFIAGLLLTAWIYQLIDPTTYAPPLFHLLAGGAIFGAFFLATDPSSSPIGSLPAVLFGLMAGAMVIIIRVYGLYPDGVPFAILLANLFTPLLDRIRPKPFGGPYSFLDGTEGA